From a single Aspergillus puulaauensis MK2 DNA, chromosome 2, nearly complete sequence genomic region:
- a CDS encoding DUF202 domain-containing protein (COG:S;~EggNog:ENOG410PY1B;~InterPro:IPR003807;~PFAM:PF02656;~TransMembrane:2 (i144-165o185-205i)) has product MVDASRPATYPVRSSNPSDPPAPTAGPDPGPSSHSITTSSHSRSRSPRSSSRDTSDSDLDRDFDRENNLELHQIPTQRNDDSTASISSGEYRVTTRRTVSRTSQRSRSPRKGVLGNIQRFWTRNVVLTVAQKKNRDYFALERTFLAYIRTSVILAMQGVLIAQLFRLQSPHTSKGLGFHRVGVPLSVTCHCAAMVTAVLGAHRFWKQQSAIALGTIYSGGWELNCIGFLTTAVSFIN; this is encoded by the exons ATGGTAGATGCCTCTCGTCCTGCCACCTACCCTGTTAGGAGCAGCAACCCCAGCGATCCGCCAGCCCCGACAGCCGGGCCCGACCCCGGGCCGTCATCGcacagcatcaccaccagcagccacagccgcagccgcagcccacGCTCGTCGTCGCGCGATACCTCCGACAGCGACCTCGACCGTGATTTCGACCGCGAAAACAACCTCGAACTACACCAGATCCCGACGCAACGCAACGATGATTCGACCGCCTCGATCTCGTCCGGCGAATACCGCGTTACCACGCGGCGGACGGTGTCGCGGACGAGTCAGCGCAGCCGGTCGCCACGAAAGGGAGTGCTTGGGAATATCCAGCGGTTCTGGACGAGGAATGTGGTTTTGACGGTggcgcagaagaagaatcgGGATTATTTTG CTCTTGAACGGACGTTCCTCGCGTATATCCGCACGTCGGTCATCCTGGCGATGCAGGGTGTTCTCATCGCGCAGCTCTTCCGGCTGCAGTCCCCCCACACCAGCAAAGGTCTTGGATTTCATCGAGTCGGCGTTCCGTTGTCGGTGACTTGCCATTGTGCGGCTATGGTGACAGCGGTGCTAGGAGCGCATCGGTTTTGGAAGCAGCAGAGTGCAATCGCGCTAGGGACAATATACTCGGGGGGTTGGGAATTGAACTGCATTGGGTTCTTGACGACAGCAGTGAGTTTCATCAACTGA
- a CDS encoding wax synthase family protein (COG:S;~EggNog:ENOG410Q2ZX;~InterPro:IPR032805;~PFAM:PF13813;~TransMembrane:5 (i221-241o247-266i302-324o330-355i367-390o)) has translation MSLHPFPPWIVPVINWNLVQSITGLTVAFTDPQSPLRPLAAATTALLAYLLQSNIQTHFAGTRPSGPTVAMCWVNVLNAVDLLVLTRASYEAQLTYTTTKTSKKDAPAPKTHDSLWDRILFSIVLPYNYRRINTPWQISRLPRFSSTNPSYIPTKATFLLHSTAKLLVAGTIIHLLTLDPTDPHLSSALSQLDESKSVLVTYNSSLYTILLQARFTLSFGLVTRAAIVGGYTAGSILAVLLGSSPASWPPIAGSLSGAWSLGRLWGGAWHQTLRRPLTANATFLSSTLGLKPTSRPAHWNRVVIAFIGSGVVHSLMDIGFGVPLDKTGGLVFFALQILGFILESVFQWLVDVLGVSVGKKVERCIGYIWVCAFLLWSTPVWINPILISLARDGTNVMSPWIGLPPAWIGF, from the coding sequence ATGTCGCTCCATCCATTTCCGCCATGGATAGTACCAGTAATCAACTGGAATCTCGTCCAATCCATCACCGGCCTAACAGTGGCCTTCACCGATCCCCAATCGCCCCTCCGGCCActcgcagcagcaactaCAGCGCTGCTCGCATATctcctccaatccaacaTCCAAACCCACTTCGCAGGAACCCGTCCGTCTGGTCCAACGGTAGCAATGTGCTGGGTTAACGTCCTGAACGCAGTCGACCTGCTTGTTCTCACCCGCGCCTCTTACGAAGCCCAGCTTACCTACACTACAACAAAGACCTCCAAAAAGGACGCCCCAGCACCTAAAACACACGACTCACTCTGGGATAGaattctcttctccatcgtccTGCCCTACAACTACCGCCGCATCAACACCCCCTGGCAAATCTCCCGCCTGCcgcgcttctcctcgacaaacCCCTCCTACATCCCGACAAAAGccaccttcctcctccactcaACAGCAAAACTCCTCGTCGCAGGCACAATAATCCACCTCCTAACCCTCGATCCAACCGACCCCCACCTCTCATCCGCACTCTCCCAACTCGACGAATCCAAGTCCGTCCTCGTCACTTACAACTCCAGTCTATATACCATACTCCTCCAAGCCCGCTTCACCCTCTCCTTCGGCCTCGTCACCCGCGCTGCAATAGTAGGCGGATACACGGCCGGTTcaatcctcgccgtcctgCTCGGCTCCAGTCCAGCGTCTTGGCCACCAATCGCGGGGTCATTGAGTGGTGCTTGGTCGCTAGGCAGACTTTGGGGTGGTGCATGGCATCAAACGCTTCGGCGCCCGTTAACAGCGAACGCGACCTTCCTTTCCTCAACGCTGGGGCTGAAACCGACCAGTCGACCGGCGCATTGGAACCGCGTCGTTATCGCCTTCATCGGTTCGGGTGTTGTGCATTCGCTCATGGATATTGGGTTTGGGGTTCCCTTGGATAAAACGGGTGGGTTGGTGTTTTTTGCATTGCAGATTCTGGGGTTTATCCTCGAGAGTGTCTTTCAGTGGCTGGTGGATGTATTGGGGGTTTCtgtggggaagaaggttgagaGATGCATTGGGTATATCTGGGTCTGTGCCTTCTTGCTTTGGAGCACGCCTGTCTGGATTAATCCGATTTTAATCAGTTTGGCGCGCGATGGAACGAATGTTATGTCGCCTTGGATTGGGTTGCCGCCTGCTTGGATAGGGTTTTAG
- a CDS encoding pepsin-like aspartic protease (COG:O;~EggNog:ENOG410PIXI;~InterPro:IPR021109,IPR033876,IPR001461,IPR001969, IPR033121;~MEROPS:MER0005350;~PFAM:PF00026;~SECRETED:SignalP(1-19);~go_function: GO:0004190 - aspartic-type endopeptidase activity [Evidence IEA];~go_process: GO:0006508 - proteolysis [Evidence IEA]), whose protein sequence is MRIFLLSSLAALAVPGLCALSVHESDSPHVLQLGLKRNRHDDPVGRDRKRWKRQTVNVGLYGDSMGGDIYSTNLTLGSPPQRVEVSVDTGSSDLWVVYSDNDICDVEGARCDSFGTYDPRDSKNANTLSDRFSIQYGDSSWAEGHYAVDSLVIEDAEVPKAQFAVAMTSGIDKGILGIGYPANEVARKMYPNLPELLVTNNITASSAYSLWLNRLGEDEGTILFGGVNTAHYTGSLQTVPVVPYSNQYVHLWITLTELSASSEKDSIHHSFPTDSLPLAVLLDSGSTLTYLPAPLVKSIYSALDVHFYEEAQVGYVPCNSYLTEREDYNLTFSFNGAKVSVPLSELVLQDSLHYTDDALHINGEQSCTFGILPSADFFPILGDTFLRSAYVVFDLDNNEVSLAQAKYNPDEDKILEIGDGDDSVPHATPVDDPVTTASVTTGGASLVLPTGFTNSPIFPSRTASATASATAVVDATDTGSGGDDSDSDDEDTPGNGAGVGRGVNSLLGAGVVGVGLFLAL, encoded by the exons ATGCGaattttccttctctcctcgctGGCTGCCCTTGCGGTGCCGGGGCTGTGTGCACTATCTGTCCATGAAAGCGACTCCCCGCATGTTCTGCAGCTTGGGCTGAAGCGGAATCGTCACGATGACCCGGTGGGGAGGGATCGCAagcggtggaagaggcagacGGTTAATGTTGGACTCTATGGCGATTCG ATGGGCGGCGATATCTACTCGACGAATCTCACGTTAGGATCTCCCCCGCAACGCGTCGAAGTCTCCGTCGACACAGGGAGTAGCGATCTCTGGGTGGTTTACTCTGATAATGATATATGTGACGTTGAAGGTGCTCGCTGCGATTCATTCGGCACCTACGATCCACGCGATTCGAAAAACGCCAATACCCTGTCCGACCGGTTTTCCATCCAGTACGGCGATTCGTCATGGGCTGAGGGGCACTATGCCGTGGACTCTTTGGTCATTGAAGATGCGGAGGTCCCAAAGGCACAGTTCGCTGTTGCAATGACGTCTGGCATTGACA AGGGGATCCTAGGCATCGGCTATCCCGCAAACGAAGTCGCCAGGAAGATGTATCCCAACCTCCCCGAGCTCCTCGTGAcaaacaacatcaccgcATCTAGCGCGTATAGTCTCTGGCTCAACCGGCTCGGTGAAGACGAAGGCACCATCCTGTTCGGCGGAGTCAACACAGCGCACTACACCGGCTCCCTCCAAACCGTCCCCGTGGTCCCCTACAGCAACCAATACGTCCACCTCTGGATCACCCTGACCGAgctctccgcctcctcagAAAAAGACTCCATCCACCACTCCTTCCCAACCGACAGCCTTcccctcgccgtcctcctcgACTCCGGCTCAACCCTCACATACCTCCCCGCCCCGCTCGTCAAATCCATCTACTCCGCCCTCGACGTCCACTTCTACGAGGAGGCCCAAGTCGGCTACGTCCCCTGCAACAGCTACCTAACCGAGCGCGAGGACTACAACCtcaccttctccttcaacggCGCCAAAGTCTCCGTCCCGCTCTCCGAGCTCGTCCTCCAGGACTCCCTCCACTACACAGACGACGCCCTCCACATCAACGGCGAACAAAGCTGCACCTTCGGCATCCTCCCCTCAGCAGACTTCTTCCCCATCCTAGGCGACACCTTCCTGCGCAGCGCATACGTCGTCTTCGATCTCGACAACAATGAGGTTTCGCTCGCGCAGGCAAAATATAACCCCGACGAGGATAAGATTCTTGAAAtcggggacggggatgaCTCCGTACCGCATGCGACGCCTGTTGATGATCCTGTTACTACTGCGTCTGTGACGACCGGTGGAGCGTCGCTGGTCCTGCCGACTGGGTTTACGAATTCTCCTATTTTCCCGAGTCGCACGGCGAGTGCTACGGCTTCTGCGACGGCTGTTGTGGATGCGACTGATACGGgttctggtggtgatgatagTGAtagtgatgacgaggatacGCCTGGAAATGGAGCAGGCGTGGGCCGGGGTGTGAATTCCTTGCTGGGTGCGGGGGTTGTGGGGGTGGGTCTGTTCTTAGCATTGTAG
- a CDS encoding uncharacterized protein (COG:S;~EggNog:ENOG410Q9M4;~InterPro:IPR022025;~PFAM:PF12224) encodes MAPTALGFGVEIEAVVKPYKIRPNWSPYEYYERLAQALRNRHLAAKADVAGSRYQKHPEYYNQWFITRDGSLPASTTGGNISMEVVSPKLRSDGDWEKEIELFWEAMRKVFKIQTDTHCGSHIHVAPIGTRFSLEDLKRISFAICLYENPISVLLPAERRGNTYCKLNSQSAQGLRQTLQRRTATTLRQVASEIKAITRTSEFCSYMQADRYVLWNFANTAGSGSGTVEFRGGRHLRGRFRTKRWITFTVVFVLMAMEEALVNSSKSYKVWTNSQADATKFWEKIKKHANRLRLGANIPDTYGSMNEGA; translated from the exons ATGGCTCCAACCGCCCTGggtttcggcgtcgagaTAGAAGCCGTCGTCAAACCATACAAGATCCGTCCAAACTGGTCTCCATACGAATACTACGAACGGCTCGCGCAGGCCCTGCGAAACCGACATTTAGCAGCCAAAGCAGACGTCGCCGGCTCTCGATACCAAAAACACCCAGAGTACTACAACCAGTGGTTTATTACCAGAGACGGATCCCTCCCCGCCTCAACCACCGGTGGTAACA TCAGCATGGAAGTGGTATCCCCGAAACTGCGCTCCGACGGCGActgggaaaaagaaatcgaGCTATTCTGGGAAGCGATGCGCAAGGTGTTCAAGATCCAGACAGACACGCACTGCGGGAGCCACATCCACGTCGCGCCCATCGGGACCCGGTTTAGCCTGGAGGATCTGAAGCGGATCTCGTTCGCGATCTGTCTATACGAGAACCCCATTAGCGTCTTGCTGCCTGCTGAGCGCCGCGGCAATACCTACTGTAAGCTGAATTCGCAGTCTGCGCAGGGGTTGCGCCAGACGCTGCAGCGGCGTACGGCGACGACGCTGAGGCAGGTTGCGAGTGAGATTAAGGCGATTACAAGGACTAGTGAGTTCTGTAGCTATATGCAGGCGGATAGGTATGTGCTGTGGAACTTTGCGAATACGGCTGGGAGTGGATCGGGGACGGTGGAGTTTCGGGGTGGGAGGCATTTGAGAGGGAGGTTTCGGACCAAGAGGTGGATTACGTTTACGGTGGTGTTTGttttgatggcgatggaggag GCGCTGGTGAATTCATCGAAGTCGTACAAGGTCTGGACAAACTCCCAGGCGGATGCTACTAAATTCtgggagaagatcaagaaacaCGCAAACAGGCTAAGGCTGGGAGCCAATATTCCAGATACTTATGGCAGCATGAATGAGGGTGCTTAA
- a CDS encoding gamma-glutamylcyclotransferase family protein (COG:S;~EggNog:ENOG410PRSZ;~InterPro:IPR036568,IPR009288,IPR013024,IPR017939;~PFAM:PF06094;~go_function: GO:0003839 - gamma-glutamylcyclotransferase activity [Evidence IEA]) has translation MSFHPPNSRASAPAPKYRIYFAYGSNLHLNQMAQRCPKSRYLGRAILHGYRWQINDRGYANVVRVPHASQVSSSVQGLCYLINREDEAKLDRNEGVPTAYGKTMLDVELFVGRAGIAGRDVGEVVGCSVEEVRSAPLLSLAQRGEIIPALVYVSLNHTLDGRAKEEYVHRMRLGLSDAFDLGLSPDYVQWLERVINAGVRQNSGTGGQRKPEVRYQKRVPQRGRRRGGHQTPGLQHGGANFAGRGHLH, from the coding sequence ATGTCTTTCCACCCGCCCAACTCCCGCGCATCCGCACCCGCACCTAAATACCGAATCTACTTCGCCTACGGGAGCAATCTCCACCTGAACCAAATGGCCCAGCGGTGTCCCAAAAGCAGATACCTGGGGCGGGCGATACTACACGGGTACAGGTGGCAGATTAACGACCGGGGGTACGCGAACGTCGTGCGGGTGCCTCACGCCTCGCAAGTGTCGAGCTCAGTACAGGGTCTTTGCTACCTGATTAACCGCGAGGACGAGGCGAAGCTAGATCGCAACGAGGGCGTTCCGACGGCGTATGGGAAGACTATGCTAGATGTGGAGCTTTTTGTGGGCAGGGCGGGGATTGCTGGGAGGGATGTTGGGGAGGTTGTGGGGTGttcggtggaggaggttagGAGTGCGCCGCTGCTTTCTTTGGCGCAGCGTGGTGAGATTATACCGGCTTTGGTGTATGTCAGTTTGAACCATACGTTGGATGGAagggcgaaggaggagtATGTTCATCGGATGAGGCTGGGGCTGAGTGATGCGTTTGATCTGGGGCTGTCGCCGGACTACGTGCAGTGGCTGGAGAGAGTGATTAATGCTGGGGTGAGGCAGAATTCAGGGACTGGGGGGCAGAGAAAGCCTGAGGTGAGATATCAGAAGAGGGTCCCTCAGAGGGGGAGAAGACGTGGTGGGCATCAGACGCCAGGTCTGCAGCACGGGGGAGCCAACTTTGCTGGGAGGGGGCACTTACACTGA
- a CDS encoding uncharacterized protein (COG:S;~EggNog:ENOG410PYTW;~InterPro:IPR022025;~PFAM:PF12224;~TransMembrane:1 (o251-267i)), with protein MRDSYYFGVEIEMIAEPRVHDSSRHRRTHYYEKLASALRCENRPALADRLNENYRKHSEHYDKWWITKDGSLGDPSYPDIPLEAVSPVMLTNNYWEAEIDDFWKAVKKTFHKPSKSKKCGSHIHISPGPDKCWDGTELQGIAFGVIYYEPLIKAILPRHRQENTYCKRNSETSEELRGCYQGGELNLARVWRLMGKQVNSREGLRDLMQGGGSQYTRHALWNFSNIASGKSGTIEFRGASGFRDSASTRRWVSFVVAFIHLCLLKGFHRAWRILVARPTMNKFWDDILKAAEDIGVGADLPVDYQDMASSRGVTYV; from the exons ATGAGAGACTCCTACTATTTCGGCGTAGAGATTGAAATGATCGCAGAGCCTCGAGTCCACGACTCCAGTCGACACAGACGAACGCATTACTACGAAAAACTGGCGAGTGCGTTGCGGTGCGAGAACAGACCTGCCCTCGCTGATCGACTTAATGAGAACTACAGAAAGCACAGCGAGCATTATGACAAGTGGTGGATTACGAAAGATGGCTCTTTGGGGGACCCATCCTATCCTGATA TCCCCTTAGAAGCCGTGTCACCAGTCATGTTAACGAACAACTACTGGGAAGCTGAGATAGATGATTTCTGGAAAGCAGTCAAGAAAACTTTTCATAAAccctccaagtccaaaaAGTGCGGCAgccacatccacatctcCCCAGGGCCAGATAAGTGCTGGGACGGGACGGAACTGCAGGGCATTGCATTCGGCGTTATCTACTACGAGCCTctcatcaaagccatcctACCACGCCATCGGCAAGAGAATACCTACTGCAAACGGAACTCTGAGACCTCAGAAGAGCTGCGCGGCTGCTATCAGGGCGGAGAGCTAAACCTCGCTCGCGTCTGGCGGCTGATGGGGAAGCAGGTCAATTCTAGGGAGGGTCTTCGAGATCTGATGCAAGGAGGAGGCTCGCAGTATACCCGGCATGCACTTTGGAACTTCAGCAATATAGCCTCTGGGAAATCGGGGACCATTGAGTTCCGAGGAGCCAGCGGGTTTCGTGATTCAGCTAGTACGAGACGGTGGGTTTCGTTTGTGGTGGCTTTTATACACTTGTGTCTTTTGAAG GGGTTTCATCGAGCGTGGCGGATTCTTGTTGCGCGGCCTACGATGAACAAGTTCTGGGATGATATTCTCAAGGCTGCGGAAGATATTGGTGTAGGAGCAGACCTTCCAGTTGATTATCAAGATATGGCATCCTCTAGAGGGGTTACTTATGTTTGA
- a CDS encoding uncharacterized protein (COG:Q;~EggNog:ENOG410PPD6;~InterPro:IPR036291,IPR002347;~PFAM:PF08659,PF00106,PF13561;~go_process: GO:0055114 - oxidation-reduction process [Evidence IEA]): protein MSLQNLKYLGKLQGKRVLVLGGTSGIGFCIAEAAIEHGAEVVLSSSNQTKLDNTAAKLQSTYPDLLQRNPVTTQVCDLSNSEALEQNLTDLLEAATQSRKTKLNHIAWTAGDALKLPALDELTLADINRGGLVRAAAPLLMAKLLPKYMDVSPENSFTFTGGSNTQKPNPGWSLMAMWGGAVEGLMRGLAVDLKPLRVNIVSPGAVHTEIFGTVPAERLDTVLDGFRQKSTTGTVARPEDLAEAYIYIMKDQFVTGSIVESNGGRLLV from the coding sequence ATGTCTCTCCAGAACCTCAAATACCTCGGAAAACTCCAAGGAAAGCGCGTGCTCGTGCTAGGAGGTACATCAGGCATCGGCTTCTGCATCGCAGAGGCCGCCATCGAACACGGAGCAGAGGTGGTACTCTCCAGCTCAAACCAGACAAAACTCGACAACACCGCTGCCAAACTGCAATCCACATATCCTGATCTCCTGCAGCGGAACCCAGTCACGACGCAGGTCTGCGATCTGTCCAACAGCGAGGCTCTGGAACAGAACCTCACCGACCTCCTAGAGGCAGCAACGCAGTCTAGAAAGACGAAGCTCAACCATATCGCATGGACTGCAGGAGATGCGCTCAAACTGCCCGCCCTGGATGAGCTCACTCTCGCTGACATTAACCGGGGTGGTCTTGTTCGCGCTGCGGCGCCGCTGCTCATGGCGAAGCTCTTGCCGAAGTATATGGATGTGTCGCCTGAGAATTCGTTTACGTTTACCGGGGGATCGAACACGCAGAAGCCTAATCCGGGATGGTCGCTGATGGCGATGTGGGGAGGGGCAGTTGAGGGTCTTATGCGCGGATTGGCGGTGGATTTGAAGCCGCTGCGGGTGAATATTGTCTCCCCGGGTGCGGTGCATACTGAGATCTTTGGGACTGTGCCTGCGGAGAGACTGGATACTGTGCTGGACGGCTTCCGTCAGAAGTCCACGACGGGGACTGTAGCTAGGCCGGAGGATCTGGCTGAGGCGTACATATATATTATGAAAGACCAGTTTGTGACTGGGTCGATTGTGGAGTCTAATGGTGGGAGGCTTTTAGTGTAG
- a CDS encoding gamma-glutamylcyclotransferase family protein (COG:S;~EggNog:ENOG410PRSZ;~InterPro:IPR036568,IPR009288,IPR013024,IPR017939;~PFAM:PF06094;~go_function: GO:0003839 - gamma-glutamylcyclotransferase activity [Evidence IEA]): MTSRTQEIPQYYFAFGSNMHLTQMASRCPNSRVFAKGILHGYRWQINQRGVANVVRCKRSEEPEPVVEGILFTVSSSDIRSLDRSEGISKQFYDKALRWVNVGPLAVPALEGERTANAAERLKGLQVSGRVNGTQGLGQTHGEEDGVEMVEALVYLSGRYRKDGQIRSEYVQRMETAMSDALKLGISKQYLQDSLYPLVFGEDSTMVSPDQPAQEEVDEKKDQGENNEFDQSRTEESESTGETHRVEHQIGNHSADGMKQRKSWHHRRHSLPGRDRPKASKGQHYQGPRTQSPRPQGRPDETTMNMVSPGITESGVAGMVGKVMDIGLGWLFGSGNEREPGRT, translated from the coding sequence ATGACATCCCGAACCCAAGAAATCCCCCAATACTACTTCGCCTTCGGCAGCAACATGCACCTCACCCAGATGGCATCTCGCTGTCCAAACAGCAGAGTATTTGCAAAAGGAATCCTCCACGGGTACAGATGGCAGATAAACCAGCGAGGCGTCGCGAACGTGGTGCGGTGTAAGCGCAGCGAAGAACCCGAGCCCGTCGTCGAGGGGATCCTGTTCACGGTTAGCTCGAGCGATATCCGCAGTCTGGATCGCAGTGAGGGGATCTCGAAACAGTTCTATGATAAGGCGCTGCGGTGGGTGAATGTTGGGCCTTTGGCCGTTCCGGCACTGGAGGGGGAACGCACTGCCAATGCGGCGGAGAGGTTGAAGGGGTTGCAGGTGTCTGGGCGGGTGAATGGTACACAGGGGTTGGGACAGACgcatggagaagaggatggtgttgagatGGTTGAAGCACTGGTGTATCTGAGCGGCCGGTATAGAAAGGATGGGCAGATTCGGAGCGAGTACGTCCAGCGCATGGAGACGGCGATGTCTGATGCGTTGAAGCTCGGCATTAGCAAGCAGTATTTACAGGACTCGCTCTATCCGCTGGTATTTGGCGAGGATTCAACAATGGTCAGTCCTGATCAGCCTGCGCaggaggaagttgacgaaaagaaagaccaaGGGGAAAACAACGAATTCGACCAAAGCAGGACAGAAGAGTCGGAGTCAACAGGTGAGACCCATCGGGTGGAACATCAAATTGGCAACCATAGTGCTGACGGTATGAAGCAGCGCAAGTCATGGCATCACCGACGACACAGTCTTCCAGGCCGTGATCGACCCAAAGCGTCGAAAGGGCAGCATTACCAGGGTCCTCGAACACAAAGTCCACGTCCACAAGGCAGGCCAGACGAGACAACCATGAATATGGTCAGCCCCGGTATCACTGAGTCTGGAGTAGCTGGTATGGTAGGCAAAGTTATGGATATTGGGCTTGGCTGGCTGTTTGGAAGTGGAAACGAAAGGGAACCAGGGAGGACTTGA
- a CDS encoding uncharacterized protein (COG:S;~EggNog:ENOG410PXNF;~TransMembrane:5 (o6-29i81-101o107-131i222-244o256-275i)) → MWRGSIMSIIPVPSGIEVFSILIAVLGVYDDLRKKYTIRESLLLLLIFPDAKRMVEEVERHILHSTSNEPAVFRRSIAEDCTMLAVAAAIVAQVAITALSLEDIDQVHWTASAAFVLSLTTGGLSVFYACLIQQKMNKLFSASDVKDFFTEAGIPQKLRILEQEINGLRANMESWEPGPGAAAARGGIEQAQETISSVRREGNIWESASLPSILMVAAPSTLLKYALGSFVTGLGVYFGCLAFQDIETQKPRSHHRAVFIVYIVATLLGLSMYYVPLTIKHSELSSLLSPFHRWTWYGAANAREVEATVSRIQEITDRAREVRELNQDIANQRRPGENREADRNPQPDGAADHVNNHIHHPEGVDPQLNPYARTPEAPGAVTYPEPV, encoded by the exons ATGTGGCGTGGTTCGATAATGAGCATAATCCCAGTGCCTTCAGGGATTGAAGTGTTTTCAATCTTGATTGCTGTTCTTGGGGTTTACGATGACCTCAGGAAGAAATACACCATAAGAGAGTCATTACTCCTTCTTCTGATTTTCCCTGATGCCAAACGAatggtcgaggaggtggAACGCCACATCCTCCATTCAACCTCAAACGAACCAGCAGTGTTTCGAAGATCGATAGCAGAGGACTGCACAATGCTGGCTGTTGCG GCGGCTATAGTAGCCCAGGTTGCCATTACAGCCTTATCGCTTGAAGACATTGACCAGGTTCACTGGACTGCGAGTGCAGCATTCGTGCTCAGCTTGACGACTGGGGGTCTGTCGGTCTTTTACGCATGCCTGATCCAACAAAAGATGAATAAGCTTTTCAGCGCCAGCGACGTCAAAGACTTTTTCACCGAGGCCGGTATTCCTCAGAAACTCCGTATCTTGGAGCAAGAGATCAACGGCCTGCGCGCGAACATGGAGTCGTGGGAGCCGGGCCCGGGAGCCGCCGCTGCCCGCGGTGGAATCGAACAAGCGCAAGAGACGATATCGTCCGTTCGCCGGGAAGGGAATATATGGGAGTCTGCGTCacttccatccatcctcaTGGTGGCAGCACCCAGTACTCTCTTGAAGTACGCACTTGGGTCCTTCGTCACGGGGCTTGGTGTGTATTTTGGGTGCTTGGCGTTCCAAGATATAGAGACCCAAAAGCCTCGATCTCATCACCGTGCGGTGTTCATTGTCTATATTGTAGCCACATTGCTGGGCCTATCGATGTATTACGTTCCGTTGACCATAAAACACTCAGAACTATCGTCGCTGCTTTCCCCCTTCCATCGCTGGACCTGGTATGGAGCAGCGAACGCAAGGGAAGTCGAAGCGACAGTAAGCCGGATTCAAGAAATAACAGACCGTGCTCGGGAGGTACGAGAGTTGAATCAGGATATAGCCAACCAACGGCGGCCCGGTGAAAATAGGGAAGCCGATCGAAATCCCCAGCCTGACGGAGCTGCTGACCATGTCAACAATCATATCCATCACCCAGAGGGAGTCGACCCGCAGCTGAACCCTTATGCGAGGACACCAGAGGCTCCCGGCGCGGTGACATACCCAGAACCAGTCTAA